One region of Danio aesculapii chromosome 7, fDanAes4.1, whole genome shotgun sequence genomic DNA includes:
- the LOC130231697 gene encoding zinc finger protein RFP-like, whose translation MAESLPTLPKRPTETRRCSKDEPPSLSSSMSPLFEELQCSVCLDVFIDPVSTPCGHNFCKSCLSKSWEKSQDCYCPLCRESFSNRPDLKINTGLRQLAQLFKQRLTLRISGVLCDICDGRKMKALKSCLTCQTSYCETHLEPHRRVPNFKKHKLMEPVKNIKDYICRKHEKPLELFCRDDQMFVCVFCTDGEHKTHNTVPLEMESKEKKIQMMKTQRDLQQMIEDRVKKIQDIEHSAELRKKSTEQEKASTVELLSDLMRSIERCQAELLEMVEEKQKAAEKQDEELIQELQQEITELKMRNSELDHLSHTEDHLQLLQIYPSICIPPNIRNWPEISVNADVSVETLRRALTQLQETLDQKLSQTVLRRMQHYAVDVTLDPDTANPFLILSEDGKQVRHGDTKQNLPNNPQRYDHCNTVLGKEGFSSKRFYFEVQVKEKTKWDLGVASESVKRKGKITLSPQHGYWAVGLRNFNEYWAFDAPAVRLSVREKPQKVGVFVDYEDGLVSFYDVESRSHIYSFTGQSFNEKLYPLFSPCINYEGKNSAPLIISAVKYIE comes from the exons ATGGCAGAGTCTTTACCAACATTACCAAAGCGACCAACAGAGACCAGGAGATGCAGTAAAGATGAACCTCCAT CTCTGTCATCCTCCATGAGTCCTCTGTTTGAGGAGCTTCAGTGTTCAGTGTGTCTGGATGTGTTCATTGATCCAGTCAGCACTCCATGTGGACACAACTTCTGTAAGAGCTGCCTGAGCAAGAGCTGGGAGAAGAGTCAGGACTGCTACTGTCCATTGTGTAGAGAAAGTTTCAGTAATAGACCTGACTTGAAGATCAACACAGGGCTTAGACAGCTTGCCCAACTCTTTAAGCAAAGGTTGACCTTGCGAATATCTGGGGTTCTCTGTGACATCTGTGATGGGAGAAAGATGAAAGCCCTGAAGTCCTGTCTGACGTGTCAGACCTCTTACTGTGAAACTCACCTGGAGCCTCATAGGAGAGTCCCGAACTTCAAGAAACACAAACTGATGGAGCCTGTGAAGAATATAAAGGACTACATATGCCGGAAACACGagaaacctctggagctgttCTGTAGAGATGATcagatgtttgtttgtgtgttttgcacTGATGGAGAGCACAAGACTCACAACACTGTTCCTCTAGAGATGGAGAGTAAAGAGAAGAAG ATTCAGATGATGAAGACTCAGAGAGACTTGCAGCAGATGATCGAGGACAGAGTCAAGAAGATTCAAGACATCGAACACTCAGCAGAACTTAGAAAG AAAAGCACAGAGCAAGAGAAAGCGTCCACTGTTGAGCTCTTAAGTGATTTAATGCGCTCCATTGAGAGATGTCAGGCCGAGCTACTAGAGATGGTGGAGGAGAAGCAGAAAGCAGCAGAGAAACAGGATGAAGAGCTGATTCAAGAGCTGCAGCAGGAAATCACTGAGCTGAAGATGAGAAACTCTGAGCTGGATCATCTCTCACACACTGAGGATCACCTTCAGCTCCTACAG ATTTACCCATCCATATGCATCCCACCAAACATCAGGAACTGGCCTGAGATCAGTGTGAACGCTGATGTGAGTGTAGAGACTCTGAGGAGAGCTCTGACTCAACTGCAGGAAACTCTGGACCAGAAACTCAGTCAAACAG tgTTGAGGAGGATGCAGCACTATGCAG TGGATGTAACTCTGGATCCTGATACAGCTAATCCATTTCTCATCCTGTCAGAAGATGGGAAACAAGTGAGACATGGAGACACTAAACAAAATCTCCCAAACAACCCACAGAGATATGATCACTGCAACACTGTCCTAGGAAAAGAGGGATTCTCCTCGAAGAGATTTTATTTTGAGGTGCAGGTGAAAGAAAAGACTAAATGGGATTTAGGAGTGGCCAGTGAATCTGTTAAGAGGAAGGGAAAGATCACACTGAGTCCTCAGCATGGATACTGGGCTGTGGGTCTGAGGAATTTTAATGAATATTGGGCTTTTGATGCTCCAGCTGTCCGTCTGTCTGTAAGAGAAAAACCACAGAAGGTTGGCGTGTTTGTGGATTATGAAGACGGTCTGGTCTCCTTCTATGATGTTGAGTCAAGATCTCACATCTACTCTTTCACTGGACAGTCTTTCAATGAGAAACTCTATCCTTTATTCAGCCCATGCATTAATTATGAAGGTAAAAATTCAGCACCGCTTATCATCTCAGCTGTTaaatacattgaataa
- the LOC130231701 gene encoding E3 ubiquitin-protein ligase TRIM39-like, protein MTGLLHAQKFKDSMDEPPSLSSSKGPLFEELQCSVCLDVFTDPVSTPCGHNFCKSCLNKSWEKSQVCRCPLCRERFSDRPSFKINTGLGEFAQRFKQRLSLRISEVLCDICDGRKMKALKSCLVCQTSYCETHLEPHLRVPNFKKHKLMEPVINIKHYICQKHERPLELFCRDDEMCVCVFCTDGDHKTHHTVPIQEEIKKKKIEMMKTQRDMQQMIEDRLKKIQDIKHSAEHRKENIAREKASNVELFSDLQRSIERCQAELLEMVEEKQKAAEKQDEELVQELQQEINELKMRNSDLDHLSHTEDHLQLLEIYPSICSPPHSRNCPEISINTDVSVETLRRALTQLQETLNEKLSQTVLRRMQQYAVDVTLDPDTTHQKLILSDDGKQVSTGDTKQKVPNNLERFDKCICVLGKEGFLMGRFYFEVQMKGKTEWTLGVARESINRKGKITVGPQDGYWAVGLRNESEYWAYAASAVRLSVREKPQKVGVFVDYEDGLVSFYDVESRSYIYSFTGQSFINRLYPYFCPFPNDMSKNSASMNISPVNYSG, encoded by the exons ATGACAGGATTACTTCATGCACAAAAATTCAAAGACAGTATGGATGAGCCTCCAT CTCTGTCATCCTCCAAGGGTCCTCTGTTTGAGGAGCTTCAGTGTTCGGTGTGTTTGGATGTGTTCACTGATCCAGTCAGCACTCCATGTGGACACAACTTCTGTAAGAGCTGCCTGAACAAGAGCTGGGAGAAGAGTCAGGTCTGCAGATGTCCATTGTGTAGAGAAAGATTCAGTGATAGACCTAGTTTTAAGATAAACACTGGACTTGGAGAGTTTGCTCAACGCTTTAAGCAAAGGTTAAGCCTGAGAATATCTGAGGTTCTCTGTGACATCTGTGATGGGAGAAAGATGAAAGCCCTGAAGTCCTGTCTGGTGTGTCAGACCTCTTACTGTGAAACTCACCTGGAGCCTCATCTGAGAGTCCCAAACTTCAAGAAACACAAACTGATGGAGCCTGtgataaatataaaacactatatatgccagaaacacgAGAGACCTCTGGAGCTGTTCTGTAGAGATGAtgagatgtgtgtttgtgttttttgcaCTGACGGAGACCACAAGACTCACCACACTGTTCCTATACAAGAGGAGATCAAAAAGAAGAAG ATTGAGATGATGAAGACTCAGAGAGACATGCAGCAGATGATCGAGGACAGACTCAAGAAGATTCAAGACATCAAACACTCAGCAGAACATAGAAAA GAAAACATAGCAAGAGAGAAAGCGTCCAATGTTGAGCTCTTCAGTGATCTGCAGCGCTCCATTGAGAGATGTCAGGCCGAGCTACTGGAGATGGTGGAGGAGAAGCAGAAAGCAGCGGAGAAACAGGATGAAGAGCTGGTTCAAGAGCTGCAGCAGGAAATCAATGAGCTGAAGATGAGAAACTCGGATTTGGATCATCTCTCACACACTGAGGATCACCTTCAGCTCCTGGAG ATTTACCCATCCATATGCAGCCCTCCACACAGCAGGAACTGCCCTGAGATCAGTATAAACACTGATGTGAGTGTGGAGACTCTGAGGAGAGCTCTGACTCAACTGCAGGAAACTCTGAATGAGAAACTCAGTCAAACTG TGTTGAGGAGGATGCAGCAGTATGCAG TGGATGTGACTCTGGATCCTGATACAACTCATCAAAAACTGATTCTGTCAGATGATGGGAAACAAGTGAGCACTGGGGACACTAAGCAAAAGGTCCCAAACAACCTAGAAAGGTTTGATAAGTGTATCTGTGTTCTGGGAAAAGAAGGATTCCTGATGGGGAGATTTTATTTTGAGGTTCAGATGAAGGGAAAGACTGAGTGGACTTTAGGAGTGGCCAGAGAATCGATTAACAGGAAGGGGAAAATCACAGTGGGTCCTCAAGATGGATACTGGGCTGTGGGTCTCAGGAATGAGAGTGAATATTGGGCTTATGCAGCTTCAGCTGTACGTCTGTCTGTAAGAGAAAAACCACAGAAGGTTGGTGTGTTTGTGGATTATGAAGACGGTCTGGTCTCCTTCTATGATGTGGAGTCCAGATCTTACATCTACTCTTTCACTGGACAATCTTTCATTAATAGACTTTACCCATATTTTTGCCCCTTTCCAAATGATATGAGTAAAAATTCTGCATCAATGAACATCTCACCTGTTAACTACAGTGGATGA